One part of the Acidimicrobiia bacterium genome encodes these proteins:
- a CDS encoding HD-GYP domain-containing protein, with translation MSTQRRVRIRLAIAYVAAGVAVLTLLAVTQPFPNFLLWFAFALPFIYLEWRAVEINDQLMASSTIMVALTGGTIFAIEGSSAALGMAAIAAVGPLVPRDFRERRWFQPAVNFGQLVISAGFAGLALDLLIPTGIDPSAAGNIARVVGAASVAAVAYAILNYGQVRSIVKAAFGRRDIRPWSGMAMILPAYFVMGVLGGFLGIVYATVGFSVLPLILVVFVAGHYTFASYGELREAHEATLRGFIKALEAKDLYTRGHTERVAYFAQLVGEDLGFRGSRLERVRVAALIHDVGKLAVPRDLIRKRGRLTEEEYENLQSHAHVVEEILAEVEFLRPMVEIASGHHSQFDGSGYGGSGHQLGKRPSMEARILAVADAFDAMTSTRSYRMALSQEYAFEELRRNAGTQFDPAIVESLVRALTRTGERYGSPGLVDEEQARRMAEGRTSGQV, from the coding sequence TTGAGCACCCAGCGGCGTGTACGAATACGACTTGCCATCGCCTACGTGGCGGCCGGCGTCGCGGTGCTCACCCTGCTGGCGGTTACCCAGCCGTTCCCCAATTTCCTGCTGTGGTTTGCTTTCGCCCTGCCCTTCATCTACCTCGAATGGCGGGCCGTCGAGATCAACGATCAGTTGATGGCCAGTTCAACGATCATGGTCGCCCTCACCGGCGGCACGATCTTTGCCATCGAGGGGAGCAGCGCAGCATTGGGGATGGCGGCCATCGCGGCAGTCGGGCCGTTGGTCCCGCGCGACTTCCGGGAGCGTCGATGGTTCCAGCCCGCCGTCAATTTCGGGCAACTGGTCATTAGCGCCGGTTTCGCCGGCCTCGCTCTCGACCTGCTGATCCCCACCGGTATCGACCCGTCTGCCGCCGGGAATATCGCCCGTGTTGTCGGCGCAGCTTCGGTGGCCGCCGTTGCATACGCGATCCTGAACTACGGTCAGGTGCGGTCGATCGTCAAGGCCGCTTTCGGAAGACGCGATATCCGGCCGTGGTCGGGCATGGCCATGATCCTCCCCGCCTACTTCGTCATGGGGGTGCTCGGCGGGTTCCTCGGCATCGTATACGCGACCGTCGGATTCTCGGTGCTGCCGCTCATCCTCGTGGTCTTCGTCGCCGGCCATTACACCTTCGCCTCCTACGGCGAACTGCGCGAGGCGCACGAGGCGACGTTGCGCGGCTTCATCAAGGCGCTCGAGGCCAAGGACCTGTATACGCGCGGCCACACCGAGCGAGTCGCATATTTCGCCCAACTGGTCGGCGAAGACCTCGGATTCCGCGGCTCCCGTCTCGAACGAGTGCGGGTTGCCGCCCTGATACACGACGTCGGCAAGCTCGCCGTCCCCCGCGACCTGATTCGCAAGCGCGGCCGGTTGACGGAGGAGGAGTACGAAAACCTCCAATCACACGCGCACGTGGTTGAGGAGATCCTGGCGGAAGTGGAGTTCCTTCGACCGATGGTGGAGATTGCTTCCGGCCATCATTCTCAATTCGACGGAAGCGGATACGGCGGCAGCGGCCACCAGCTCGGCAAGCGCCCGTCCATGGAAGCTCGCATTCTCGCCGTCGCCGACGCCTTCGATGCCATGACCAGCACACGTTCATACCGGATGGCGCTGAGTCAGGAGTATGCCTTTGAAGAGCTGCGCCGCAATGCCGGCACACAGTTCGATCCTGCGATAGTCGAGTCACTCGTGCGGGCCCTCACCCGCACCGGTGAGCGGTATGGATCTCCGGGGCTGGTCGACGAGGAGCAGGCTCGCCGGATGGCGGAAGGGAGAACAAGTGGCCAGGTCTGA